Genomic segment of Flavobacteriales bacterium:
GGAAAATCATACACCTGAAACTGAAGAATATGGAATAAGTTCTTTTGTGTACAGAAGTAAAAAACCATTTAACCCAGAAAAATTTTGGAATTATATCGAATATAAATTTCCAACAAATATTATTCGAAGCAAGGGATTGTTTTGGCTTGCCTCTAGACCTAAACAAGCATTAGTTTGGGGACAAGCAGGTGGATCGCTCAAGGCGGATAGTGCCGGAGTATGGTGGAGTAGTATGCCGTACGGAGACCGAATGCAATTTGCTGCATTTGTTGAAAATCAAAATCATATAGAATCTGGGTGGGACAAAGTATTTGGTGACAGGAAAAATGAAATTGTTTTCATTGGTCAGGATATGAAAGAAGAACAAATAAAGAATGAACTTGACGCTTGCCTTTTAAATGATGAAGAATTAGAGAAAGAAAAATGGAAAAATGGCTATGAAGATATTTGGCCAGTACAAAGAATCTCGAATTAAAATTTCGATAGTCTTAAACAATTTAAAATCACATTTTTTTATAAAATGATGTTTTACCTATATTATTAATTTGTGCAACATTTGTCATTTTCACATTGGCAATATTTGAGGTTAAACAAATGCAATAAAGCTAAAACTAAACCTGTAACATAGGTGACATTTTGATTTATGTATACTAATTCAAGAGTTTTGTTAAGTATCAATATTAAAAATAAAAACCATGTTATCCACAATGCAATTTTTATCATTTTATTTGATGACGTTTGATTGGATTTTAAAATTGCAAAAAAGGATATTATTATAAATATATAATCAATTGATTGCCACCATACTGGAGCTCCAGAACAACATGCCATTGAACATGCTTGAGTTATAAAAATAAATGGAGTGGCAATACAATGTATTAAACAGAGTAAACTTGCCAAAGAACCAATACTATCGGGTTTATAGATTATTGATTTCATTATGATCAGAATTTTAAAAAGATTTCAAATATATATTAATTGCAACAGTGTTGCAATTAATTGTAAAATCTTTTTTATCATAGACTATAAGAAATACGATATATTTTCAGAAATTTGAAAATTACTCTTACAAGAATCTAACAAAAAATTATTCAATAAAAATTTAATATGGATACTCAAATTATACTTACAGTTATTC
This window contains:
- a CDS encoding MerC domain-containing protein — protein: MKSIIYKPDSIGSLASLLCLIHCIATPFIFITQACSMACCSGAPVWWQSIDYIFIIISFFAILKSNQTSSNKMIKIALWITWFLFLILILNKTLELVYINQNVTYVTGLVLALLHLFNLKYCQCENDKCCTN